GAACGACCCGACACATTGGGCACATCTATCGACACCATCCCGATTTTGCATTGGCGTCTATCGGCCGTGTGATTTATAACTGTGAACGGTCAGCGCGCGCGGTCGTGCGCCCGGTGTGGTGTTCACGTCACTCGCTGCCCCTGCAGCAATCGCGCCGCGCGACTGAAATACCTCACACAGGCCTGACCGCCACGACAGACTATGCTGTGGTCAGGGCGCAGAGGGATCTGTTCAATCAACACCTTAACGAACGGAGAGCAGTAGAAATGGCACAGAGCGAGACTGCAGGCAAATGCCCGGTCGTGCATGGCGCGAATACGGAGGCCAAGGACTCCGTCATGGAGTGGTGGCCGAATAACCTGAATCTGGACATCCTCCACCAGCACGACAGCAAGACCAATCCCATGGACCCGGACTTCGACTACCGGGAAGAGGTCCGCAAACTGGACTTCGATGCGGTGAAGAAGGACGTGACGGCGCTGATGACCGACAGCCAGGAATGGTGGCCTGCCGACTGGGGTCATTACGGCGGCCTGATGATCCGCATGACCTGGCACGCCGCGGGCAGCTACCGCGTGGCCGACGGCCGCGGTGGCGCGGCGACCGGCAACCAGCGTTTCGCGCCCATCAACAGCTGGCCGGACAACGGCAACCTGGACAAGGCGCGGCGCCTGCTGTGGCCGATCAAGAAGAAGTACGGCAACAAGCTGAGCTGGGCGGACCTGCTGGCCCTGGCCGGTAACGTCGCCTACGAGTCCATGGGCTTCAAGACCTTCGGCTTCTCCTTCGGCCGCGAAGACATCTGGCACCCGGAGAAGGACACCTACTGGGGCAGCGAGAAGGAGTGGCTGGCCGCCAGCGACAACCCGAACAGCCGCTATGACAAGGATCGCAACCCGGAATCCCTGGAGAACCCGCTCGCGGCGGTGATGATGGGCCTGATCTACGTCAACCCGGAAGGCCCGGACGGCAACCCCGACCCGATGCAGACCGCCAAGGACATGCGCGTGACCTTCAGCCGCATGGCCATGAACGACGAAGAGACGGTCGCACTCACGATCGGTGGCCACACCGTCGGCAAGACCCACGGCAACGGCAACCCCGACAACCAGGGTCCGGAGCCCGAGGCGGCGGACGTCGAGGAGCAGGGCCTGGGCTGGAACAACAAGGTCACCCGGGGCGTGGGCCGCGACGCTGTGACCAGCGGTCTGGAAGGCGCCTGGACCACCAACCCGACCCAGTGGGACCACAACTACCTGGAGATGCTGTTCGACCACGAGTGGCAGCTGACCAAGAGCCCGGCCGGCGCCAACCAGTGGGAGCCGGTAGACATCAAGGAAGAGGACATGCCGGTGGACGTGGAGGACCCCTCCATCCGCCGCAAGCCCATGATGACCGACGCGGACATGGCGCTGAAGGTGGACCCGGAGTACCGGAAGATCGCCGAGAAGTTCCGCGAGAACCCGGAACAGCTCGACGACGCCTTCGCCCGGGCATGGTTCAAGCTCATCCACCGCGACCTCGGCCCGAAGCAGCGCTACATCGGCCCGGACGCCCCCACCGAGGACCTGATCTGGCAGGATCCCGTCCCCGAGGGCACCACCGATTACAACGTGGAAGCGGTGAAGCAGAAGATCGCCGACAGCGGCCTGAGCATCAGCGACATGGTCGCCACCGCCTGGGACAGCGCCCGCACCTTCCGGCAGTCGGACAACCGGGGCGGCGCCAACGGCGCGCGCATCCGCCTGGCTCCGCAGAAGGACTGGGTCGCCAACGAGCCGGAGCGCCTGGCGCGCGTGCTCAAGGTGCTGGAAGGCATCGCCTCGGAAACCGGCGCCAGCGTCGCGGACGTGATCGTACTGGCGGGCAATGTGGGCATCGAGAAGGCTGCCCGTGCGGCGGGCCACGACATCGTGGTGCCGTTCCACCCCGGCCGCGGTGATGCCACGGCGGAGATGACCGACGAGGAGTCCTTCGGTTGGCTGGAGCCGCTGTCCGATGGCTACCGGAACTTCCTGAAGAAGGACTACACCGTCCAGCCCGAGGAGCTGATGCTGGACCGCACCCAGCTCATGGGCCTGACGGCGCCGGAGATGACGGCACTGGTTGGCGGCATGCGCGTACTGGGCACCAACCATGGTGGCACCAAGCACGGCGTGTTCACGGATCGTGAAGGCCAGCTGACGAACGATTTCTTCGTCAACCTGACCGACATGGCCTACACGTGGGTGCCCACTGGCAACAACG
This genomic interval from Aquisalimonas asiatica contains the following:
- the katG gene encoding catalase/peroxidase HPI; its protein translation is MAQSETAGKCPVVHGANTEAKDSVMEWWPNNLNLDILHQHDSKTNPMDPDFDYREEVRKLDFDAVKKDVTALMTDSQEWWPADWGHYGGLMIRMTWHAAGSYRVADGRGGAATGNQRFAPINSWPDNGNLDKARRLLWPIKKKYGNKLSWADLLALAGNVAYESMGFKTFGFSFGREDIWHPEKDTYWGSEKEWLAASDNPNSRYDKDRNPESLENPLAAVMMGLIYVNPEGPDGNPDPMQTAKDMRVTFSRMAMNDEETVALTIGGHTVGKTHGNGNPDNQGPEPEAADVEEQGLGWNNKVTRGVGRDAVTSGLEGAWTTNPTQWDHNYLEMLFDHEWQLTKSPAGANQWEPVDIKEEDMPVDVEDPSIRRKPMMTDADMALKVDPEYRKIAEKFRENPEQLDDAFARAWFKLIHRDLGPKQRYIGPDAPTEDLIWQDPVPEGTTDYNVEAVKQKIADSGLSISDMVATAWDSARTFRQSDNRGGANGARIRLAPQKDWVANEPERLARVLKVLEGIASETGASVADVIVLAGNVGIEKAARAAGHDIVVPFHPGRGDATAEMTDEESFGWLEPLSDGYRNFLKKDYTVQPEELMLDRTQLMGLTAPEMTALVGGMRVLGTNHGGTKHGVFTDREGQLTNDFFVNLTDMAYTWVPTGNNVYEIRDRKTDKAKWTATRVDLVFGSNSILRSYAEVYAQDDNQEKFVNDFVAAWTKVMNADRFDLE